A stretch of Parcubacteria group bacterium DNA encodes these proteins:
- a CDS encoding tyrosine-type recombinase/integrase encodes MEYLTEEELKQFFNSIGKKSTRDLRFRAFLSILISTGCRIGEVLHLKIADVDFEKKEAMIIGKGNKQRKIYFNDWSIKCIRDYLKRRGYKYKFVLIGEQGRNLPWDRNDAQRSFRRYRRQAGMAETVTAHTIRHSFATILLRKGISLGHIQVLLGHSDIQTTSRHYLGILSDDEAKQAHEKGMNMDNWL; translated from the coding sequence GTGGAATATCTAACCGAAGAAGAACTAAAGCAGTTTTTCAACTCAATCGGCAAGAAAAGTACCAGAGATTTGAGATTCAGAGCCTTTCTTTCAATCCTAATTTCTACAGGCTGTAGAATCGGAGAAGTTTTGCATCTCAAGATTGCGGACGTAGACTTTGAGAAAAAAGAAGCGATGATTATCGGCAAGGGGAATAAGCAAAGAAAAATTTACTTTAACGATTGGTCAATCAAATGCATCAGGGATTATCTGAAAAGACGAGGCTATAAATATAAGTTTGTTTTGATTGGTGAACAAGGAAGAAATCTGCCTTGGGATAGAAACGATGCTCAGCGGAGTTTCAGAAGATATCGCAGGCAGGCTGGAATGGCAGAAACCGTCACTGCTCACACAATTCGCCACAGTTTCGCCACAATTTTGCTAAGAAAAGGCATAAGTTTAGGACACATTCAAGTCCTCCTCGGACATTCCGATATTCAGACCACCAGTAGGCATTATTTAGGCATCTTGAGCGATGACGAGGCAAAACAGGCTCACGAGAAGGGGATGAA